The Ovis aries strain OAR_USU_Benz2616 breed Rambouillet chromosome 11, ARS-UI_Ramb_v3.0, whole genome shotgun sequence genome window below encodes:
- the CCDC42 gene encoding coiled-coil domain-containing protein 42, translated as MSLGIMEEEDLAEYFRLQYGERLLQLLQKFPSIENQSDSPSVRLLEKKKEAKIMHHAMEQKKETFQRRMETLNLRWEELGIKEAQLKAHIQKFEQFIQENDQKRIRALKKANKERELKRQRMRELAKAKQEMAVLRLEHQRLSAKLQEYSIFNKYLEKVVENSEFEEIHEVIARYKTLVSMHHDLMQSAQEGQEKIERAKARLARYKEEKDDEILQHNNELARLQMRFDRARSDVIIWESRWAHIQNTAAKKTLLLGTIKMATLNLFQIVSKQLKEATFVSLEDTHKQLDMIQQFIQDLSDIWAEVKKKELQQIRV; from the exons ATGAGTCTGGGCATCATGGAGGAGGAGGACCTGGCCGAGTACTTCCGGCTGCAGTATGGGGAgcggctgctgcagctgctaca GAAGTTCCCCAGTATTGAGAACCAGTCGGACTCTCCATCCGTCCGGCTACTGGAGAAGAAGAAGGAGGCCAAGATTATGCACCATGCCATGGAGCAGAAGAAGGAG ACGTTTCAGCGCAGAATGGAAACCCTGAACCTGCGCTGGGAGGAACTGGGCATCAAGGAGGCCCAGCTGAAAGCCCACATACAGAAGTTTGAGCAGTTCATCCAG gagAACGACCAGAAACGGATCCGGGCCCTAAAGAAGGCCAATAAAGAGCGAGAGCTAAAGAGGCAGCGCATGCGCGAGCTGGCCAaggccaagcaggagatggccgTCCTGCGACTGGAGCACCAGCGGCTGAGCGCCAAGCTGCAGGAGTACTCCATCTTCAACAAGTACCTGGAGAAGGTGGTGGAGAACTCCGAG TTTGAGGAGATCCACGAGGTGATCGCGCGCTACAAGACACTGGTGAGCATGCACCACGACCTCATGCAGTCGGCACAGGAAGGCCAGGAGAAGATTGAGCGTGCCAAGGCGCGGCTGGCACGCTACAAAGAGGAGAAGGACGACGAGATCCTGCAGCACAACAACGAGCTGGCGCGTCTGCAGATGCGCTTTGACCGTGCCCGCAGTGACGTCATCATCTGG GAATCTCGCTGGGCGCACATTCAGAACACCGCTGCCAAGAAGACCCTCTTGCTTGGCACCATTAAGATGGCAACGCTGAACCTCTTCCAGATCGTGAGCAAACAGCTGAAGGAGGCGACCTTCGTGTCTCTGGAGGACAcgcacaaacagctggacatg ATCCAGCAGTTTATCCAGGACCTGTCAGACATCTGGGCAGAGGTGAAGAAGAAGGAGCTACAGCAAATCCGGGTTTGA